The nucleotide sequence GCAGGCCATGACGGGCTCGCCGGAGAGGGAGATGACCGGTAGGTTGTCGCAGTTGCAGATCTCGATCATGAACCCGTCGGGGTCGTGGAAGAACAGCTGGTCTACGTTGATCCCGGCTTCCTCCACGCACCTCTGCACGTAGGCTATTCCCAACTCCGCCAGCTTCTTCTCCACCGACGCCAAGCTCTCACACTGCCACAATTAACAACCCATCAACAAAACAGAGCAAAACAGAGGAGGATGGTTCGATTGCAAACACCTGGAAGGAGATGTGGTTGTCCTTGGGGTTAATCTCCCTCTTCCGAGGCATCTTCTCGGGGTCTTCAGACTGCAGCAAGTGGACTCCGATCCCGTAGTTGAACAGCCTATgaactttcttttctttagcgGTAGGCATTAGGCACAGAGTCAATTAATTATCAGCGGTATACGTCCCTTACCAGGCGCCGTCGAAGTCGAAAGAGCCGGGACGGCGGATGGGGACGAAGCCCAGCACATTCTGATAGAAATCGAGGGAGGCCTCCACGGACCTGCAGACGATGGAGATGTGGTTCAAGGAAGCCAGCGGCAGAGCTCCGGCGGCGCTGCTCAACATCTTTGAGGGCTACTCTTCGATCTTTGCATCTGATGTGTAAATGGAGAGGGGAAAGCAGGGAAAGGAAGGCTGGAGAGGCCACCGGAGCGGA is from Zingiber officinale cultivar Zhangliang chromosome 7B, Zo_v1.1, whole genome shotgun sequence and encodes:
- the LOC122003664 gene encoding uncharacterized protein LOC122003664; this translates as MLSSAAGALPLASLNHISIVCRSVEASLDFYQNVLGFVPIRRPGSFDFDGAWLFNYGIGVHLLQSEDPEKMPRKREINPKDNHISFQCESLASVEKKLAELGIAYVQRCVEEAGINVDQLFFHDPDGFMIEICNCDNLPVISLSGEPVMACKRVASLVAQKQQHQQTTA